One region of Camelina sativa cultivar DH55 chromosome 6, Cs, whole genome shotgun sequence genomic DNA includes:
- the LOC104790501 gene encoding putative pentatricopeptide repeat-containing protein At3g28640, whose product MRALSSFHQSWKTLILASQRCNTVKQIKSTHSLFIIHGLNRNTYAISKLLTAFLHLPNLNKHFHYASAIFDSIEIRNSFVYDTMIRICSRSSLPHLGLRYFRLMVSEDEEEEDIAPSYLTFHFLIVACLKACLFSVGKQIHCWVIKNGVFLSDGHVQTGVLRIYVEDKVLVDARKVFDEIPEPDVVKWDVLMNGYVRCGLGSEGLELFKEMLVRGIEPDEFSVTTGLTACAQVGALSQGKWIHEFVKKKKKIWIKSDVFVGTALVDMYAKCGCIETAVEVFEKLSKRNVFSWAALIGGYAAYGYAKKAIMCLSRIEDEDAIKPDSVVLLGVLAACAHGGFLQEGRTMLENMEARYGITPKHEHYSCIVDLMCRAGRLNDAVGLIEKMPMKPLASVWGALLNGCRTHKNVELGELAVRNLLELEKGNADEEEAALVQLSNIYFSAQRNLEASKIRGMIDQKGIRKALGCSVLEVDGNVSTFVSGDVSHPEIHTVIHLLSVDALQIL is encoded by the coding sequence ATGAGGGCTCTCTCAAGCTTCCATCAATCATGGAAGACTTTGATACTCGCGAGCCAACGTTGCAACACAGTGAAGCAAATCAAATCAACACATTCTCTATTCATCATCCATGGCCTCAATAGAAACACTTACGCGATTAGCAAACTTCTCACAGCGTTTCTCCATCTTCCCAATTTAAACAAACACTTTCACTACGCTTCCGCTATATTCGATTCGATTGAGATTCGTAACTCGTTCGTTTACGATACTATGATTAGAATATGCTCAAGAAGCTCTCTTCCTCACTTGGGTTTACGATATTTTCGGTTAATGGTGagtgaagacgaagaagaagaagatatagcTCCAAGTTATCTCACGTTTCATTTCTTGATTGTTGCGTGTTTGAAAGCTTGTTTGTTCTCTGTGGGTAAGCAAATCCATTGTTGGGTGATTAAAAATGGTGTCTTTTTATCTGATGGTCATGTACAGACTGGTGTTTTGAGGATTTATGTGGAAGATAAAGTGTTGGTTGATGCACGCAAAGTGTTCGATGAAATTCCTGAGCCAGATGTTGTGAAATGGGATGTTTTGATGAATGGGTATGTTAGATGTGGTTTAGGATCTGAAGGTTTGGAGTTGTTTAAGGAGATGTTGGTTAGAGGAATTGAGCCTGATGAGTTTTCGGTTACTACGGGATTAACGGCTTGTGCACAAGTTGGGGCTCTTTCTCAGGGGAAGTGGATTCATgagtttgtgaagaagaagaagaagatatggatTAAGTCTGATGTATTTGTAGGAACGGCTCTTGTTGATATGTATGCTAAGTGTGGTTGTATAGAGACGGCTGTGGAAGTTTTCGAAAAGTTGAGTAAGAGAAATGTGTTTTCATGGGCAGCCTTAATTGGAGGATATGCAGCTTATGGTTATGCAAAGAAAGCTATTATGTGTTTGAGTCGGATAGAGGATGAAGATGCTATTAAGCCTGACAGTGTAGTTCTTCTTGGGGTTTTAGCGGCTTGTGCTCATGGAGGATTTCTTCAAGAAGGCAGAACAATGTTAGAAAATATGGAAGCTCGATATGGAATTACTCCAAAGCATGAGCATTACAGTTGTATTGTAGATTTGATGTGTAGAGCTGGAAGATTAAATGATGCAGTTGGTCTTATTGAAAAAATGCCAATGAAACCGCTTGCGTCTGTTTGGGGTGCTTTACTGAATGGTTGTCGAACGCATAAGAATGTTGAACTCGGGGAACTAGCTGTTAGAAATCTTCTTGAGTTAGAGAAGGGAAATGCTGATGAAGAGGAAGCAGCTCTAGTTCAACTGTCTAATATTTACTTTAGTGCTCAACGAAATTTGGAGGCATCTAAGATTCGTGGGATGATAGATCAGAAGGGAATAAGAAAGGCACTAGGATGCAGTGTGTTAGAGGTGGACGGGAATGTTAGCACATTTGTTTCGGGAGATGTGTCACACCCAGAAATTCACACAGTGATTCATCTTCTGTCTGTTGATGCCTTGCAGATTCTGTAA
- the LOC104790503 gene encoding protein odr-4 homolog, producing MVKAVVGEDTRLTSIEDRLSHSAVPAEVGLVIGKLSSVLDRGFVFDLIPTPSNDDREPACSVLETKDDKRKPSKSKSESSSLSIDSDWVAEHARQVSRMLLGGMKVVGIYVWASDAAFKNSTMILCQAIKGVTDAIRHLDPSLDEALLIHICYSPRRWSCRTCLLSSSITSSSLRPCDFKLGRVLSSLQRFKCSYSFNFRLPIYREGESTVQTFTDILRRELAIHAKELKSANAMVDGDLVHNDEPCNTDGEHEVELLFPFMKDSRTEALTAKNITGILLFGGSLFSYAYLNMKEPVSQAITDIKADIIRSLQSRLDIICDEAEQDVNPKDVGDDEDANDMSKIPISKLIFKSSTKVCHLRLPRRVLIPWLADMYICDYLQPFESHEVVKERWIELMSMEHSSIDASKISEVETETSLLIAESMWDVISHATSASNFRLEGNVERTMGGDESKRTSNAAGNASNVPILVGILVLLLSIVIGFMLYQSD from the exons atggtgaaagcagtGGTTGGAGAAGATACTAGACTTACTTCTATTGAAGATCGTCTCTCTCACTCAGCTGTTCCTGCTGAG GTGGGTCTTGTGATAGGGAAGCTTAGCTCTGTTCTGGATCgtggttttgtgtttgatttgattCCCACACCGAGCAACGATGATAGAGAACCAGCTTGCTCGGTTTTGGAGACTAAAGATGATAAAAGGAAGCCTTCCAAGTCGAAATCAGAGTCATCTTCTCTATCGATTGATTCCGATTGGGTAGCTGAACATGCTCGACAG GTATCGAGAATGTTGTTGGGTGGAATGAAGGTTGTTGGTATCTATGTATGGGCTAGTGATGCTGCTTTTAAGAATTCTACTATGATCCTTTGCCAG GCTATCAAGGGAGTTACAGATGCAATACGACATTTGGATCCCAGCTTGGATGAAGCTCTTCTTATTCACATATGTTACAGTCCAAGGAG ATGGAGTTGTCGAACTTGTTTGTTGAGTTCAAGTATTACATCAAGTAGCCTTCGACCTTGTGACTTTAAGCTAGGAAGGGTGTTAAGTTCTCTACAGAGATTTAAGTGCAGCTACAGCTTTAATTTCAG ATTACCAATTTACCGTGAGGGTGAATCAACTGTGCAAACATTTACTGACATCCTCCGTCGAGAACTTGCAATTCATGCAAAAGAGCTGAAGAGTGCAAATGCAATGGTTGATGGGGACTTG GTGCATAACGACGAGCCTTGCAACACGGATGGCGAACATGAAGTTGAACTATTGTTCCCATTCATGAAAGATAGTCGTACTGAAG CATTAACTGCAAAGAATATTACTGGAATTCTACTCTTCGGTGGTTCTTTATTCTCTTATGCCTACTTGAACATGAAAGAACCAGTTTCACAAGCTATTACTGATATTAAG GCTGACATTATTAGGAGTCTGCAAAGTAGATTGGACATTATCTGTGACGAGGCTGAGCAGGATGTCAATCCAAAGGATGTTGGAGACGATGAGGATGCAAATGATATGTCAAAAATTCCCATATCCAAACTCATCTTCAAATCATCAAC AAAAGTATGCCATCTCCGTCTTCCTAGGAGAGTTCTTATTCCGTGGCTGGCAGATATGTATATCTGCGATTATCTACAGCCATTTGAGTCACACGAG GTGGTAAAAGAACGTTGGATTGAGTTAATGTCTATGGAACATTCTTCTATTGACGCATCAAAGATTTCAGAAGTGGAAACCGAAACTTCTTTATTGATTGCGGAATCAATGTGGGACGTGATATCTCATGCGACTTCTGCTTCCAATTTCCGGTTAGAAGGGAACGTGGAAAGGACAATGGGTGGAGACGAAAGCAAGAGAACAAGTAACGCCGCCGGTAATGCATCCAACGTCCCTATTTTGGTAGGGATTTTAGTGCTTTTACTCTCGATTGTAATAGGATTCATGCTTTACCAGAGTGATTAG